The Suricata suricatta isolate VVHF042 chromosome 13, meerkat_22Aug2017_6uvM2_HiC, whole genome shotgun sequence nucleotide sequence GTCATAGGTCATCTCTTAGAAATCAtgagagaattcatactggagaaaaaccctaTCCTTGTCATGGATGTGGGAAGGCTTTTAGCCATATTTCAGCCTTTACTcagcatcacagaattcatactcgACTGAAACCATATGCATGTATGGAATGTGGGAAAACCTTCAGCTGGAGCACACATCTAATTGAACATCAGGGAATTCATTCTGGGGCAAAAGCGTACCAATGTAAGGAATGTCGCAAAGTTTTTTGCCATAGCACATCACTAATCCGAAATCTAAGAACTCACACAGGAGAAAAACCCTATAAATGTGatgaatgtggaaaagccttcagTAATACGCCAGCCTTCATTCAACACCAGAgagaagccctatgaatgtaatgaatgtggaaagGCCTTTCATCAGAGCACACATCTTACTGAACTCCAGAGAACTCATACTGGGGAGAAACCTTATGTATGTAAGGAGTGTGGAAAAACCTTAAGCTGAAGCACATACTTTACTGAATATCTAAAAATTCATTCTGGGAAGAAACGCTATCGATGTAATCTATGTCAAAAAGTATTTTGCTATAGAACATCACTAATTTGACATCAGAGAACTcctacaggagagaaaccctaccaatgtaatgaatgtggaaaatcTTTCAGCTTAAGCTCAGCACTTACTAAACATAAgtgagcacacacaggggagaaacctTACCAACGTAATAAATCTAGTGACGTTTTTTGTCTTAGTATATCTTGAATTTGACATCAGAGaactcattttagaaatgaaatccTATCAGAGTAATGAATATGGGAAAGCCTGCAGCTATACATCTTCACTTATACCTGAGCATTCAGTGGTAAATTGTTATGCAAGAAAAATTTTAGGCAAAATGCTCATTTACTCAATATTATGTTTATacgacacacacaaaaaagaacacTGTTCTTGCAATTAATCTTGACAAAAATATGTTCTCATTGAGATAAAAACTTGTAATGGAATGATCCCAaactggtttgtttttaaaaacatatttagaaatttatttttagaaagaatttattACAAACATATGTTTCTTATAATAAAAGGCTTTTCAGGCACACAAAAGTTGTAGTGGGATGATGAAAGTTGTTTATATATcatcctttatatttttagtaattcttatttttcattgttaaagaaatactttttttatagtttattgtcaagttggtttccatataacatccagcgctaaagaaatacttttaatagtgggtttcacttttttaaattaacaagtttgtgttaaaagagataaaagagaatgCTTTCCCCCACAGAGAGGTATGCATTATTTTTGAGTAgtcatggaatatttttaatggataatATGTATATGGCTATAAAGAAAATCTCAGCAAATTCCCCCTGAGGGAAATATTCAAgcccttcctgttttttttaactacagTGAGATAAAAGTAGATGAACAAGTTAAAATAGTACTACAgaactatttagaaaataaaaaataattttgtgagtaatttttatgttaaagaataaatccaaacaaaaaatacaattattagaaaataataaaatttaaatataaattaagtattcaattttttgaaaaaggaaacagaatgatacaaacccaaagaaaataaaaggaatgcattaatataaacatacacattaaGTCAGTAGACCAACTCTAATAAGTAGgatgatggggaaaaaaagaaaaacaacatctAGAAGaataggaatataaataaaagggAAGTTACATTTTTTGATTTAGTGATTAGCAAGGCAAATCTAGCAGTTTAGTAAAAGCAATACTTAGATTTATCATAAGACTTCCAGACTAGTTCAAAAGTAGAAATGTACATTAATAAAGTTAATATACTTAATAgatgaaataaaagtatttggCAAAATTCTATGGGctttggtgttgtttttttttttaagcagggaTAGAAGGAAACTTACTTAAATCAGAAACTATATAAACATTGTAAATAACTAGAAGCATTCTTACAGAAGCAGGattgaaaaatgatttttgatGTCACTACTATTAGCATTGCTTTGAAGGTCCCAGataataggagaaaaaataagctagtaatatttgaaaggaagagaaaaagaactgaCATCATTTGCAGTATGTTTGGTGACCAGAAAATCCAACTGGCAGAATTAGTAAGGTGGAGATATATAATCTATCAACATGCATAAGTAAAAAGCTGTtgtaaatagaatagaaaatgtaATGGAAAAAAGTGACAACAAATCGAAAAATACCAGGAATAAGAAATAATCCAAGAGTTGTTTATAGGATAAATCTTTCCTGAAGAACACAGAATAACGTAATAAGAGAAGaaacatatttggaaaaatagTTGTCGATTTATTTCCAATTTATCTTTGTAAATTTAAATCAAatcaatggaatttttaaaaccagttttattgtgatataatttcACACCACACAGTTCACTCTTTTAAAGTACAATTcattggtttttagtatattcagagttgtgggaccatcaccactatctagttTCAGAACATTTTCGTCACCTCAAAAAGGAACCCCATGCCCGTTAGCAGTAATTCCCCactgcccttctccctccagccccaggtgacctttcatcttctttctctttctgtggattTTTCTCCTGTGGCCTTTtcataacaacaaaataacagaatatgtagccttttgtggccggcttctttcacttagcatactatttttaagattcatgtAATAAATATCagtactttatttctctttatggcTAAATAAAACTCCAGTGTGTGATTCTACCACcgttcattcatcagttgatgggcatttcagttgtttccacttttcggttattgtaaataatgctataaacactcatgtgtaagtttttgtgtggacatgttttcagttctcttgggtatgtaCCTTGAGAGAAATAGTTGAGTCACAAGTTAACTTATGCTTGCCTGTTTGAGGAAGTGCcagattattttctaaagtagctgcaccattttataagCCCACCAGCAACATGTGAGGGTTcttatttttccacatcctcgtcaacacttattttctctgtaaaagatatatgcatattttcaaaaatatttatgcatacaTACAATAGGTATgtttgcataaatatttttataaatatacatatatgtgtgttttctttggagaaatttctgttcagatcctttgccctttttaaaattatttgtctttttttatttaaaaaattttaatgtttttatttacagttgagagagagaatgagcagaggaggggcagagagagagggagacacagaatctgaagcaggctctgggctctgagctgtgagtgcagagcaTGATTTGAGGTCcaaactcaaaccgtgagatcatgacctaacgaagtcggacacttaaccaactgagccacccaggcaccccagaatatttgtctttttattgttgagttgtaagagttttttatatattctggatactaaaaCCCTTctaatataatttgcaaatatctttcccattttatgggttttctttGATGATGTTCTTTGAAGCAGAAAAGGTCTTAATTTTGATACAGTCCagcttacttattttttcttttattgtttgtccCTTTGGTATAACCCAAAGTTGAAGATTTATATATTCTAAGAGTTTGTAGTTTTAGTGCTTACTGTTAGGTCTATCATCATTTTGATTCAACtgttttgtatatggtgtgaggtaggggtctcaaatcattcttctgcatgtggatatccagttgtcccagcacctttgttgaaaagactatttccCACATTTAATTGTCTCAGCATCCCTGTCATTCAGAactaaaagaatgttaaaaattagGAATGACATATGGGGCTTGTCTTCCAAACAATTCAAACAGTCGCCTGTAGGAGACGAAATAGTTGGTACGCCATAGATGAAACTATTGGATCTGgagaatagaaaacagaaaaatatatgtctATGAGAATTTAGTTTATGATAACAGCATCCCAAAACAGTAAACAAAGAATGGACTGGGCATTATATGATATTGGAATGATATGCTATTTAATAACTTGGAAAAACAATTACCTCTTAACACACAAAATTAAGTTCTAGAAGGGAATAGATGAATGCCATTTTGTGGTAGTTTTCCATGAGACAGGAGCTGGGCAGGATCTGAAGTTTTCTTCAGATCATTCCACAACCACTATTggataaatacaaatttaagaagagtTTTGAAAAAGTTTCATTATTACCACTGACAGAATTGTGGTATGACTCTCTTCAAATagtacaaaaaatggaaaaagcaaagaacattGCTTTTGGGGGAGAAACTGTAGAAGAATAAACCTCAAACATAGGAACAAATAAGATTAAATGTAACCATTATAGCAGTGAAGCTCCCTTTTTAAAGGTTACACCTTTAAGATGAGATTTACAGGAAGGAGAATGAATAGGTTTTGGTTGCTAAATTAAACAGTATAAGAAGTAAAGGTGCTAAGGTTATCCAACTCATCCATGGTTACCCAGCACCTGACTAGATCATTGAAATGTAGGTTTTCTGTTTAATACTGTGAAAGGTTTGCTAAGTTGTATTTTTagaggaatttgcccatttccttAAAGAGGTTGAATTTccaattctgaaatatttctacTTGCCCTGGTGTCCTTGTTAATTGTGTCCCTTGAACTGTATTGGCGCAACTTGGGGGAGACCTCCTCACCAGCAGAAGATAAGCCAATATATTGGATTCTTCTCTTCAAATATGATAtacttgcttttctttcatttcctagcGTTCCTGGAACACTAGGGTCTTCTGTTTTTGTCAGTTGTGTCTGAATCAGAGGTGTGTGCCCTGATAACCCCCCCTTCAGCACTGCCGAAATAACCCTCGACCAAGACGGGGCCGCTCCTGGATGCTCCTCAGCCAGCCAGCGCTTAGATATCGTTTGTGTCCTTGTAAATGCTCCCCTTGACCAGAAATGCAGTATGTTCAGTCAGCCAGTCCCCAACGCCAGCCCAATTCTGGGCCTTCTTACCCCAAACAAGGTTGTCTAGTGGCCCCCGCCAGTCAGCTATTTTTGTCTCTTGTTCTTTATTCTGTAAAGGCATTTTGTCCTATCTTGCAGTTCTCCAGAAGGATACTGGCCACGATGAAGTGTTAAAGCGTGTGCATCTCATCTaaagtgtcttttaaaatcagtttttaacaGCAGTAAGAGAAATTGGTGAAGGGCCAGGCTAGGAGGGCTCAGGAGTTGCTTCGGATGTTTCTTCAATCTTAGTCCTTCTCTCAAAGTGAAAGCAGCCTGGGTCAAAAAGATCCATATTGGTAGAAGCCACCACCCTGTGGGACTGGGGCTTTGACTGGACTTCCCCAGTACACCCAGGCACCACGCCTCTCTAACCCTCCAGCAGGCCATGCACCCACCCATCCCTGCCTCCAGAGAGGATGTGCCAGGGCCAGCCCCCTGACACTCAGGGGCACACGGGGGCCAAACAAGGGGAGCAGTGGGTTCCccgcatttattttgagagagtgagagtgaatggggaagggcagagagagagaggggtgggggagagagaatcccaagcaggtttcccACTGTCAGAGCCGAATTCGTGAGTCTGAGGcttaatggcctgagccacccaggtgcccctataaattttcttctaaacgCTGCATTAGCTGCATCCCACAGAGTTTGATACGACCTATCTTTATTGTCATTTAACTGACTTGGACAGTCTAATTTTCTTGCGATGTCTTCTTTGGATCCGGCTCTGGCTGCCTGTTCCTTGCCCCTGTGGGCGCCTGTGCCAATCCCTGGTTGACTTCATCTCAGCTAGTTGGGCCTTGAAACCAGTCCCAACTTCCTGCAGTTCTGCCTCAGAGGTGCCTCACACTCCTGAAAAGAGATGGAGGACCCCGTAGGTGAACCCACACGCACACAGCACTCTCCAAAACCAAGTGCAGGCCCAGGCCCTTTGCCGTGACCTCCTGCTGTCCTGCTTGGCAGTCAGGAtaatcctttcctctcccctagGTTGGGAGCTTCGCccctttgtgttctttccaggATGCCCATTTTCTTTGCGGTGCCCGCAGAGCTTTCTTGATTGGCCTCTTTGGCCCGCTTCCAGGGGTTGGCGAGAGccctgtggggagagggacagaagagagagggtgggaggctgACCTTGTTCTCGGAGTCTGGCGAACAACTAATTGGGTCCCCCTGGAAGCCCACAGTGGTCTTACTCTCGCGTGCTTTGTCTCCGCCTAGTGGCCAGAAGCCGCAACCGCAGCCCCCTGGGGCTGTGCTTTTTCTGCAGTTGATTAGCCCGCTGAATAAAGGAGATTTTGCCTCTCATTTTAACATGGAACCCAGTGCCAGTGATATTTCTGATGGCAGGCAGTGGATGAGGGAGTCAGAATTCAGACTGTGGGGCATGTCAgttagaaagggagaaaataatgaaattaagtaAATTCCCATCTAAAAGAGCCCATAAAAACATCAAagtaaaacaaaggaagaagcaataaaaataaaagtagatattAGTGATGTGTAAAATAGAAAGGCAATAGGACTAACATATAAACCAGAATTCCCATTCTtcgggaaaaaatgaaagaaaaaaccagTTAGGCAACCACCAGTTAATATAACCAAGGCAAagtagagagggagaagaaaagacacTAATCAAAAATATCAAGCCGACTAGACCTTAGAAGCAGAGCTGGTTACCTGGTTTGTGGAGCCCggtgcaaaatgaaaattcagaaatccttgttcaaaaagcaggaaaaatgtgCCCTGAAAGGTACAAAAGTATaagaggttttttcctttttgtatttttttggtgtttttaaattttctatttaatacCATTCTAactaaagcaaaatttaaaatattagcataaattttccttttcatctatTAGCAATGTCAGCTTTAAATGCAACAAACAACATTCAACTCAGATGTAGACTCACCAGAGTTAAGCAGGTAGGGTTTTGTAAATCACATACACACGTGCACTGCATTCTCCCAGGACAGTAGGGAAATGTTGCACAAGACAAACTCACTATTTCATTTCTTGACATGTGCACATTCTCCTTCCAGCTTTCTGATGAGTAAGGACCAAGAGGAAAGGGAACTGTGTGTTCCACTACCTTTTCCCTTCGGTCTATGTCATAATTTTCAGCGTCTGTAAATGCAAGTATGTAACTCTAGTGAAAAAGCTAAGATATGGTTCCTTGACgtcatttgtatttcttacaATGCCATTGCCTTCTTACCTAGATGGAAGCTAGTTTCTCGTTCATACAAAGCTCCGCCTACCGTGGCTGTCACCACCTGCACTCATTCAGTTGTAGATACAACACACGTACACTTTCTTAAGTCTCCCCTGAATTCCTGCACTCCGTGGGCCCACGGCAATTCTCTGTTCATGGGACATGGGGAACATCATGTGCAAGTGAATGGCAGGGAATGGCAGACACTTCCTGTGTGTGCCCTCTGTCTGTGCATATGTTCCGTTGTCCCAGTGGGTTGCACTCCCGTGAAACAAGCGCTGCTCAGAGCACGGGCACGTGCACAGCCCGATACACTTGATCACAGATTGATCCCTGCTGCCTACCTGGTGAGCAGAGCATGCGGCATGATGACGGCCTGGTTCAGGGCTGCCCCAAGGGGAGGGCCAACTGCCCCCAGAGCCAGCTACactgcagggctggggctgtGTGCCCACTGACAGGAGGGTGAGCCTCCGGCGTGTCCAGGGCTACTTGCAATAAGTTCTCTTCCACGTGTGGAGACCATGAACATCAGGCTGGGTGAGCACACTCCAGAATGGTGGCTGCGCTGAAGTCTTTACGTTGTTTGGTCCTTTTTCACACGCTGTGTACCGGAACTTTGTAGTGTGATGTTATTGCCCATCTTTTCTTCACAAAACTCCCATTTTCCTTAGAGTCATATACTgctttgtagttttgttttcttcatgtatgTCTCCCTAATTCATTAAATACCTGGCAGACGTGTAGGTTgcctttgctttctttaaaattttttttaagtttatttattttgagagagagagagagagagagcacaagcagaagaaggacggagagagtggcagagcccattgtggggctcgaactcatgaaccgtgagatcatgacctgagccgaaatcaagagtcagtcactcaaatgactgagtcatccagcCACCCCGCcttttagttatttcttttcttcctcgtctttgtgtttttaacttctcctcctcctcactttTACACTTGAAGACACGTTCCTGGTGCTCCTCCCCTCCAGTCAGGTACTTGCTCTTGTGCTAACTTTGTCGCTCTTATCTTCAAACTCCCTTTCCCATTATTCCACGaactccctctgcttctctcttgtgTACCATCGCATTGCCACACCTTTCttattctttgcttccttcctcatTTTGTGACTGTCTTCTACCAGAAACTTCCTGATAAAGGATTCGtggaaatgaaaatgttcaaCTTTTCCTATGTGAAACAGTGTTTATCCTGTTCCTACATTTGATTGGCTGGATTTTGTAAACTTTAGGTTAAAAGTGGCTTTCAGACGTTTGAAGttattttcccatctttttaaaaaatttttttaaatgttttttatttatttttgagagacagaaagagactgcatgagcaggggagggtcacagagacgaggagacacagaatctgaagacaggccccaggctctgagctagctgtcggtaGGTGCCCCTCCCATCATATTTTAGCtactaatgtttctttttaagaatgccatctgggggcacctgggtggctcagtcggttgagcatccgactttggctcaggttatgatctcatggcttgtgggttcaagccccacgtcggctctgtactgactgctagctcagagcctggatggagcctgcttcggattctgtctctttctctctctacccctctcctgttcacactctgtctctctctgtctctcaaaaataaataagtgtaaagaaaagaaaaaaaaagaatgccatctgattggagcacctgggtggctcagtcggttgagtgcctggctttggcttgggtcatgatctcacagtttgtcggttcgagtcctgcattgggctctatgctgacactcAGAACCTGTagactgtttcggattctgtgtcttcctgtctgtcttcccctcccctgctccttctctgtctctctctctcaaaaataaataaacattaaaaaaaattttttaatgccatCTGATTTTGCAtgtgacatttttttcctcccccccttttaaaaaatttaaatccaaattagtttaTCCATGGTAGTGTGATAGTGactttaggaatagaatttagtgacttatCACTtgcatatgacacccagtgcccatccgaacaaatgccctctttaattcccatcgcccatttagcccatctcccccacccacctcccctccagcaaccctcagtcagttctctgtatttaagagtctcttatggcttgtctccctttctgtatttatcttatttttacttcccttccccagtgttctactgttttgtttcttaaataccacatatgaatgaaatctcaTCTTTggctttctgtgactgacttatttcacttagcataatacattctagttctatccatgttgttgcaaatggcaagacttcattctttttgatggccgaataatatttcattttatatatataccacatcttctttatccattcatctgctgatggacatttgggctgtttccataatttggctattgttgatagggcTGCTTTAGACATTGGGATGCATGTTCCCCTTCAAAACAgcgttttgtatcctttggataaatatctagtagtgcaattgctggggtgtagggtagttctatttttaattttttgaggaacctccagagtggctgccccagtttacattcccaccagcagtgcaaaaatgttcctctttctctctgtcctcaccaatatctgttgttgcctgagttgttaatgttagccactctgacaggtgtgaggtagtagcTCAATGTGGTTTGAtgtctatttccctgatgatgagtgatgttgagcatcttttcatgtgtctgttagccatctggatgtcttctttgaaaaatgtctattcatgtcttttgtccatttcttcactgaattgttttttgggtgttgagtttgaaaagttcttttataggggcccctgggtggctcagtcagttaagcgtccagctttggctcaggacgtgatctcatggttcgtgggttcgagccccgtgtcgggctctgtgctgacagctagcttagagcctggagtctgcttcagattctgtatctccctctctctctgaccctcccctgctcatactatctctgtctctcaaaaataaattaattttttaattaaaaaaaagttctttagagattttaaatactaaccctttattcatttgcaaatatcttctcccactctcagttgccttttagttttgctgattgtttcttttgccgtgtagaagctttttatcttgataaggttccagtagttcatttttgcttttatttcccttgcctttggagatgtgatGTGCTGTGGCCAAGGTAAAGAGggtgttgcctgttttctcctctaggattttgatggtttcctttgtgggagtctttcatccattttgagtttatttttgtgaatggtgtaagaaagtgatgtagtttcattcttctgcatgctgctatccatttttcccaacaccatttgctgaagagacttttttccattggatattcttttctgctttgtcaaagactagttggccGTATGTTTGTGGGTTATTTCCGGGTTCtctcattctgttccattgaactgtgtgtctgtttttgtgccagtgccatactgtcttgacagCTACAGCTTTGTCGTACAGCTAAGTCCtcattgtgatgcctccagcgttggttttctttttcaacattgctttggctcttcagggtttttctggttccatacagattttagaattgtttgtgcagctctgtgaagaatgctggtgttactttgatagggattgcattgaatatgtagattcctttgggtagtatcaacattttaatgatatttgttcttccagtccatgagcgtggaatgttttcccatttctttcattagctttctatagttttcaatgtatagattttttttgcctctttgtgacattcctagatattttatggttttttggtgtaattataaatgggattgattccttgatttctctttctgctgcttcattattgatgtatacaaatgcaactgatttctgtacattgatgtaTATCctacgactttgctgaattcctggatcagctTTAGCAGttgtttggtggagtctttcgggttttccacagggagtatcatgtcatctgcgaagagtgacagtttgacttcctctttgcctgtttggatgccttttatttctttttgttgtctgattgctgagcctaggacttccagtactatgttgaacgaCAGCGGCAAGAGTGAGcatcctgtcgtgttcctgatcttagggggaagctctcagtttttccctgttgaggatgatattagcggtgggtcttttgtatatgactttatgatcttgaggtatgttccttccgtccctactttcttgagggtttttatcaagtaAGGGTGCTGTGCTGTGTTCTGTCAAATGACATTTTCGTTTTGTAACTCTTAGATTCTTTTTCTCCAGTGTTCTTATTTAAGTGTGAAGTTCCTTGTTTTGGATTCTTCCATTCACTGTCATATCTATCCattgtaccattttattttttttaacttaaaaattgttttaaatgtttatttttgagagagggcatgggggaggggcgcgggggcgggggtTGGACAGAAGAtctaagtgggctccacactggcggcagaaagcctgacatggggctcaaacccacgaaccacgagatcatgacctgagccaaagttgtaccttaactgactgagccacccaggcgcccccattgtaTCATTTACATTCTACCAACAATGTATGGAAATTCTTCCAGTGTTTGTTGTCGGCAggtgtttggttttgattttgttcttGCCATTCTCGTTAGTGTATAGAGATAGGtcactgtagttttcattttaaaatgtaaataaacaacaaaagtaTCAAATATCATTTAGGTTTGCTCCTTCCCCCTAACAAAAAGGGTAGTAACATTCTTTTCTGGTTGAGGAATTTGGAAACAAGACTTTAATATATTGTTGTGGAAAAGATAAATCTGTGCAGGGTTTTTGGAGGGCAATTATCTATTCAATAAATCTTTACTTCCTGTCTGTTtactatgccaggcactgtcctaaacGCTAAGTAAAATGGGGATTAAGACAAAGTCCAGTCttcatgagaaaaacagatgacaaaacagacacaagatcTTCTATATCATCATCGCTGCTAAGACGAAAGTAAATAGGATGCCACAAAGTAAAGATTGCAGGTCAGCAAACCTAGATGGTACAGTCATCAAAGGCCCTTCGTGGGGTGATATGTAAGCAATTTGGATACTTATCTAAAAGTAaaatgtgggtggctcagtcggttaagcctccggcttcagctcaggtcagatctcatgttcgtgggttcgagccccgcgtcgggctctgtgctgacagctagctcagagcctgagcctgcttcctgttctgtgtctccttctctctctgcccctccctgtctcatgctctgtctctctctatatcaaaaataaataaaacattaaaaaaattaaaatgtgtttgcCTCTGGACCAAGAGATTCCTCCTGTAGAAATCTGGATTACAGAAATACACACGcctatacacatacacacgtgtgcaAGGCTTTCACAAGTGTTCCCTCTCTTGACTGCAGTGCATTCAAGGTCACAGCAGCCAGGGTCACTTCTGAAAACTCAAAGTCCCACCATGTCACTTCCCTGCTTAAAACTCTCCAGTGACTTTACTTGAGGTAAAGTTCAAACTCCTCATCTTGTAAGGCCCACCGTAATCTGGCCATTCCTTATTTCTAGCTTAATTTTGTTTCATacccttttccccctctctcctgagCATCCAGCCACCCCAGTCTGTGTTCTGATCTTCATATAAGCTAAGCCTTCCCACTTACTGCTCCTTCCCTCTGAAAGCTCCTGCCTACA carries:
- the ZNF883 gene encoding LOW QUALITY PROTEIN: zinc finger protein 883 (The sequence of the model RefSeq protein was modified relative to this genomic sequence to represent the inferred CDS: inserted 2 bases in 1 codon; deleted 1 base in 1 codon; substituted 5 bases at 5 genomic stop codons), which gives rise to MEPEKIFMREKHECKLRGKSFSRTTNLTQHQRIHTGEKPYKCNECGKAFSQSPKLIQHQRVHTGEKPSEYNECEKTFSHRSSLRNHERIHTGEKPYPCHGCGKAFSHISAFTQHHRIHTRLKPYACMECGKTFSWSTHLIEHQGIHSGAKAYQCKECRKVFCHSTSLIRNLRTHTGEKPYKCDECGKAFSNTPAFIQHQXEKPYECNECGKAFHQSTHLTELQRTHTGEKPYVCKECGKTLSXSTYFTEYLKIHSGKKRYRCNLCQKVFCYRTSLIXHQRTPTGEKPYQCNECGKSFSLSSALTKHKXAHTGEKPYQRNKSSDVFCLSISXIXHQRTHFRNEILSE